tatatacttcgaaaaataaattttctaaaaaaatcatgaggataaaatttagtaaggtcagaaacttttttttaaaacatagtgTAAATGTAAACGCTCACAACACGCACATACTCACATTTATGCACATATGCATAACCTACCCCTATAAATATCTCCGAAAGACCGGGTTGGCTTATAAATATCTCCGAAATTTGACACATACTCACATTTATGAATACACATATGCATAACATACGCTCGCTATGGGTATCACTGAATGAATAGTTAGCCGTAAATAGAAACACATGTGTCAAATTTAGAACTTGAATCCAGGTGAGCTAGTTCCACCGCAAGGAAGCTAACTCATTGAGCTACGCTCACTTCACGGTAATGTCAAAAATATGGGTGCGTGGGCTAAATTACGTACGTGAACCTGTGTCAAATTTGATTTGACATGTGTATGTGGGATAAATTACGTATGTGCTGACTCTGACTTGGGCTATATTGATGCAAAGTGTAACGATAGAAAGGCCATGGACAACTTTGGTGGCACCGCCAAACTTATATATTGCCACGAATCGTTCTTCTACATAGCAATGACAAAATATTATTGCGAATGATCCTTGATAGTACCAACGGTTCCCAGTATTTGTTGCTATATCTAAGACTCGTTGCAATGATTCAGGTCGTTGCAATACCTAAGACAGCTTTGCAAAAATATCGTTTCGTGTTGCTATATACAAGAGATTCATTTTGCGACACTACAGTTTGAGTTGGAATAACATAGACTCTTTTGCAACACATGATGTAACTAATAACAATGATTTATTTTCATTGTGACATGGACAACTCTTGCAACCATTACAAAAGCGCCATAATCACGTCGCCCTAATTACAAAGCAAATATATTTGTTGTGATATATCTGACTTATTGCAACATGCGTTGTATATATTGCAACGTTGCGATATATCTCACGACGACGGTGTGGGTTTTGCGAGGTGTGGATGCAGCGGTGGGCGGCAGCAGATGACTGCGGCAGGGAGGACCGACGGCATTGGGCTTCAGGCCATGGGGGATCTGGCGCTGGAGAGAGCTTGCCGAGCGAAGATCCGACGGTCGGGATCGATCTAGGGTTTCCAGAATGCTTTtttgataaaataaaatgcacCAAAAAATCTTTTTGTGTGTCGTGTGTCGTAACGTGCCCGCTTATGGTTGTAAGTGCGACCCCCAGTCTCGTGGATAAGTCTTGATTTCCCCCTCACCCTATTCCTCCGCTAGTCTCATCCGTctccatgccatgccatgcagGAGATTTGCAATAATGATACTGCAAACATTAATCTTTGCTATAATGACACTGGACTCATATTTCATAGACACAGATGGACTCATTTGTCACCCACTCGAAGTGTTAAAACAGCGAAGCTCCAATGTTTGCAGTCCCAATATTAATTACAATTTTCTCCATGCCATCATGCATGGGGCCACTGGTGGTGTCGCTCTGAACTCCTTCCTCCGCACTGGGAGGATGCCAAGCATCGCTCCGACGGCAGTGAAGAATGTATTTTTACCGACGATCATCATAAGCCTGTCCGCATGCGAAGAATGGATCTCGCAGGTGGCCGGTGTTCCGTCAGTGGAAAGGCTCTATTTTTACTGGCGGTGGCAGGTTAGTCGCATGCGGCCGGCAAAGAAAACCGTTTCGCCCGTCAGTGACTGGCTTTTTGGTATTAGTGAACTACAATTAGCTCTCATGCATGATGCCAATTTCTCTTCCCTTCTCCAAAAACTATAAAAGCACTTGTTAATTAAACTACAAGGTGCTGTTATGGTCTGGAACCCTGAATGGCACAGTTAAATTATGCTGGATTGATTAGTAATGGTGCGTGGGTTGAAAATACAGCAGATATTACAGTGATTGCAATATTTCTATTGATCATGCTAGATGGGACAGCAGGAGAGGAATTCAAGTGATCTCATAATCATTTTTCATGCAGATAGATTCAACACGGGAAATATTTGACACCCTACATACATTTATATACTGACTGAATAATTAATgaatgaacatatatatatatatatatatatatatatatatatatatatacatgaacaTCGAGCACGGAGCTAGCGACATATATAAATGTACATACTGATGAACCCAAAACAAGGTTAATTGTTTTGATACCCCCAATAATGAACCAATGAAAAAATCGAATACATTGTATGCAAAGGCTAATGAACAACATAAAGAAATTATCTGTATACACGGTGCTTctatgagtatatatatatgaatccGTTGATTTTTCATCATCATCAGGAGCACTGCCAAATCAGTTAAGATCAACCATTGAGTGTCGGATACCTCTTAATCGTGCCCTTGCCTTAGAAGAAGAAAGATATATGTATTAACAACAAATTAATTACTGGAGAAGTCAAAACAATAACGATGTCACATAAAACTGTCTACATACTTTATCTAGCTAGGAGAGGGTAAATTAGATGGGTAATTTTAGCATCTTTGAAAAAGTATCGAGatgtattatatttttagtgtaaaatctTTTATACCTTCAGCTATTATATATCTTGAGGTATTAATATTTTGGTATAGTACTTACATATTCTTCCTAAGTACTGCAAAATTTCTTAGATAGATTTTTTGCTCACTTGATTTTGCTCCAGCACCTCCCAGCTGCTGGCTTTTGCTACTGCTTATGCTGTTATAGTAGTACTGATCTGCAGTCTTCGACTTGTAATCAGAAGATTGCTGCGCAGGCACCCTTCCTGTCGTGCTTTTCGATGATCCTGCAGACGCACAAAATTAGTGGTGTGCAAAAGGAGAGCTTAAAAACACCTGGAAAGTTTTCTGATTACcatcatattaattatatactctttatatataataatgtaaatatatagatAGTGCCcgaaaaaaatgtttatatatatataaatatatatatatatatatatatatatatatatatatatatatatatatatatatatatatatatatatatactgttcTTTAATTCAGTATCGTTTCATgcataaagaaaaaatattttgtttgcCGGAATGGCTTAAGAGGGGCCATCCAATGGTATTAATATTGAGAGGGAAAGGTTAAAATGAAACTTTTGAACAACATAAGGTTGTCTAGATTGATCATACGTACTGTGGAGCACACGTACACTCAAGAGCCACGTGCCAACCATATAAACACAAGCCCCTGAAATAAATAAGCCTAGCACCAAATATATCGCCCCTACGCCAACTAAGAAAAATAGGCTTTTTATGCCGATTCTATTTGCTAATTAATTACCATTGTAGTACGATGAAGCCGTTGATTGCGAGTCAGTAGCTCCATAGGAGGTTCCATACAATGTTGTTCCCTGCTGGGCAGGGACCGAGTTCCGAAATCCTGCGTGGATTCATCAATTTGGATTTTAGAGGCAAAATACTAATTAGGTTTTATGCAGATGCATATAAAAATATGATATGCTAGTTAGTATTCCCTCCActccaaaatataaggtatttttaGTGGCGGACCCAGTGATAAAATTTAGCTATGGTGGATTGATCGATGTGCTAGATCAAAGAACGTTGTACTTTCAACAAATATGATAAAATTTGTATACATAAATCACACTATATTTGCATTCATTAGCTAGAAAATATAGCACTACACACAATTAACAAAGGCTATAATCCTGAATTTTTCATGTAAGTTTTACGAGTGAAATAATTTTCACAATGTGTTCCCATTTTACAGATGTGTGCTTACTCttgtttcttgtttttttttctgttgttgcTTTCTGCTGTGCCTTTTGGTTAGAGCATTGGACGGTCAGTCCAACAGTTATGCTTAAGAAAGATAATGCAGTAAACATTTAATTCTTAGACTCTTCATTCATTTTTAGAGACACAAGTCAATTCTACCATAGCCCTTACATCCAAGTAATCAAACAAATAGAGTTTCTACCAAAACCAAATAGTCAATTAATCATCTAAGTTTGGCTGTGGCATAGCTATGGAAGCTGCCATACCATGCCACAAGAGAGGTCCACCACTCGGTATTTTCATTGGATACTGGAATGTGTTACGTACATCcgatcaaaatatattatattttagaacagaagAAGCACCATGAGTTGGTGTAATGGTACTCACCTGACCCGTACGACGACATCTTGATCTTGTCAGGCCTGTGAAATCTCTTGCTTCTGATCGATGCTCAGAGGAATACGTTATCGACGTACCGGTTGTGGAGGACTAACACATTCCATCAGTTTATATAGAGCTCTCCGTCTCAATGACGTTCAAAATTCTGAGAAAGTTCATTGACAATGCACACAATTTGCAGGAGTTTTAGCTTCTCCCTTCTTCTTATGGCCAGTTAACTTAATTCAGGATTGCT
The Oryza glaberrima chromosome 8, OglaRS2, whole genome shotgun sequence DNA segment above includes these coding regions:
- the LOC127782972 gene encoding uncharacterized protein LOC127782972 gives rise to the protein MSSYGSGFRNSVPAQQGTTLYGTSYGATDSQSTASSYYNGSSKSTTGRVPAQQSSDYKSKTADQYYYNSISSSKSQQLGGAGAKSSKGTIKRYPTLNG